The proteins below are encoded in one region of Sulfolobus sp. A20:
- a CDS encoding metallophosphoesterase, whose product MRFLLVSDIHKSYEFYRGYDESVAVEWLLEIIDETKPQVLISAGDWDEGMTSEDFGRILSKVKLLTVYGNHENFPIIQRYAIPNGKVFEFGGLKIAGINGLVGDNNIKGIPITTPTQFMNAIYRIKKYVPKLDILVTHQPPYIPEIYPKMRPDNYNELVFEAVEDLKPRLFFNGHMTAGCYSSYKFPSGTKYLRVDSSQIYKCYGLLESEVNEVRVYNEDNEEVFSLTF is encoded by the coding sequence ATGAGATTTTTATTAGTTAGTGATATACATAAGTCCTACGAGTTCTACAGAGGATACGATGAGTCTGTAGCAGTCGAATGGTTATTAGAAATAATAGATGAAACAAAGCCTCAAGTCCTCATTTCTGCAGGAGATTGGGACGAAGGGATGACTTCCGAGGATTTCGGGAGAATATTATCAAAAGTAAAGCTCCTAACAGTCTATGGTAATCATGAAAACTTTCCAATAATACAGAGATACGCTATACCGAATGGTAAAGTATTCGAATTTGGGGGTTTAAAAATAGCAGGAATTAACGGACTTGTAGGGGATAATAATATTAAAGGAATACCTATAACTACACCAACTCAATTTATGAACGCTATTTATAGGATAAAGAAATATGTGCCTAAACTGGATATTCTTGTGACACATCAGCCTCCTTATATTCCAGAGATATACCCTAAGATGAGACCTGATAATTACAATGAGTTAGTGTTTGAAGCAGTTGAGGATTTAAAGCCTAGATTGTTCTTCAATGGACACATGACTGCCGGCTGTTACTCCTCTTATAAATTTCCTTCCGGAACTAAATATCTCAGAGTTGATAGTTCTCAAATTTATAAGTGCTATGGATTATTAGAGTCTGAAGTGAATGAAGTAAGAGTATATAATGAGGATAATGAGGAAGTATTTTCTTTAACTTTTTGA
- a CDS encoding ABC transporter permease, whose translation MIDTLWLAYKGLMSRKALAFISILAIFIGITSVSYIQAFSTGFENSILSIFFSLNPENIFVTPNTLPYVSPTDVALMQTLPGVRGVYPVIIFPGIVDIAGKVTDVTIIGVNNISALIGNVGLENGTFYPAYAVGPYAVIGNGIANPVSNIYLQPGQTLVVKLPNGNSVPLTVYGIMKPAETVIGSTANAIFIPLSEAKALFNTPGYSLVVIQSDGLNGINSIVNYLKDIYGNGYTIQTVEQIISEIRVALVGFSFFLIIITSVSLLVGSVGILGITLARVYQRIREIGIMKTLGLTTRDILLIILFEAIIVGLIGGVAGVIVTFLVVTGVNLNGISINLGPASSSGLTVFLSLSAQDVLISLGIAILASVIAGIYPALKASRLTVIEAIRRD comes from the coding sequence TTGATTGATACTTTATGGTTAGCGTATAAGGGTTTGATGTCCAGAAAGGCTTTAGCTTTCATTTCAATTCTTGCAATATTTATAGGCATCACCTCAGTTTCTTACATACAAGCCTTCTCTACTGGCTTTGAGAACTCGATACTATCCATATTTTTCTCACTAAATCCTGAGAACATTTTTGTAACTCCAAATACTTTACCCTACGTTTCGCCTACAGATGTAGCCTTAATGCAGACTTTACCCGGTGTAAGAGGCGTTTATCCAGTGATAATTTTTCCGGGAATTGTTGATATTGCAGGGAAGGTAACAGATGTGACAATTATTGGAGTGAATAATATCTCAGCATTAATAGGGAATGTAGGATTAGAAAACGGTACTTTTTACCCTGCCTATGCTGTTGGACCTTATGCCGTAATTGGGAATGGAATAGCTAATCCTGTAAGCAATATCTATCTTCAACCTGGTCAAACGTTAGTAGTGAAATTACCTAATGGGAACAGTGTTCCTTTAACGGTTTATGGTATAATGAAGCCTGCTGAAACTGTAATAGGTAGTACGGCAAACGCGATATTTATACCGTTGAGCGAGGCTAAAGCCTTGTTTAATACGCCGGGTTATTCTTTAGTGGTCATACAGTCTGATGGCTTAAACGGTATTAATAGTATAGTGAACTACTTAAAGGACATCTATGGTAATGGATATACTATACAAACAGTTGAACAAATAATATCTGAGATAAGAGTTGCTTTAGTAGGTTTTTCGTTCTTCCTAATAATAATAACATCTGTTTCACTTCTAGTTGGTTCTGTTGGAATCTTAGGGATTACTTTAGCAAGAGTGTACCAGAGGATAAGGGAAATAGGTATAATGAAGACTTTAGGTTTAACTACTAGGGATATATTGCTTATAATACTATTTGAAGCTATTATTGTTGGGCTCATAGGGGGAGTGGCAGGGGTAATCGTAACGTTTTTAGTAGTAACTGGGGTGAACTTAAACGGGATTTCAATAAATTTAGGACCAGCATCTAGTTCAGGTCTTACTGTATTCTTATCACTCTCAGCTCAAGACGTTTTGATATCTTTAGGTATAGCGATTTTAGCCAGTGTTATAGCAGGGATTTATCCAGCGTTAAAAGCGTCAAGACTAACAGTTATCGAGGCTATCAGAAGGGATTAA